CTCAATTGCTGTGTCTGAAATATCAACTCCAATGACCTTAGATGCACCAAACTTTGCAGCATTTATTGTAAAACCACCTGTATGGCAAAAACAGTCAAGAACAGTCTTGCCACTTACAAAATTTCTTATTGCAACCCTATTTTCCTTTTGGTCTAAAAAATACCCTGTCTTTTGTCCATTTTCTATATCAACAATCATCTTTATACCATTTTCTTCTATCTCAACCTCTGTAGAAGACTTTCCATATAAAAAGCCTTTCTTCAGCTCAAGTCCTTCAATCTCTCTTACCTTTGCATCATTTCTCTCATAGATTGCTTTTGGACTCACCACATCAACTAATATATCTACCAGCTTATCTTTGTATCTGTCAACACCTTTTGAAAGTGTTTGCATAACCAAAACATCATTGAACTTGTCAACAATAAGCCCCGGCAGAAAATCAGCTTCTGCAAAGATAAGTCTACAGTTATCAAGATACCCTATACTTTTCCTATACTCCCAGGCATCTTGAACTCTTTTTTTGAAAAAATCTATGTTAATCTCTTCATTTTTTCTTGTAAGAATTCTTACCAAAATCTGGGATTTTGAGTTTATAAAACCTTTCCCTACAAACTTGTTTTTGAAGTTGTAAACTTCCACAATATCGCCATCTTCAAACTCACCATCTATCCTCTCAACCTCGTGTCTAAACACCCAAGGATGTCCACTTTCAACCCTCAACCCTTTCCCTTTTGCCAAGAATACCTTTGCCATATGATAAAAACACCTCTTCAATCTATTCTCTTTTGTGTTAGGTATTCATATACAAGATAAGTAGAATGGTAGCGTAAATTCCCCCAGTCCTTCCAAAAACCGCTCTGCTGCTCAATAATATCGCAATAGTCTTTTATCCTTGGTACTTCAACAAACAAAACCTCAGAAATCTCTCCATCAGTTTCTGCAAAGCTGTCATTTTTGTAATCATCTATTAAGAAGACGAAAGAGAAAAACTTATATGATTTGTGTTTATAACAAAGATTGTACTCGATAACACCTATCAAAGAAAACTTTTGAACATCAATCCCGAGCTCCTCTTTTACTTCTCTTTTCAAGGCATCAACCACTTTTTCACCAATTCCAATCCCACCTGATGGTACTCTGTACAAACCTTGAGGGTACTCATCCTGCCTTACAAGCAAAATAAAATCACCATTTTTGACAGCAAATACAACCTCACCAATTCTGTCAACGTTTATCTTAGAGTTTACATATTCAAAAAATTCTTGAGTTTCAATCTCTATATCAATTTTTTTCTCTATCAAATCCCTTGATACATCTATCTCACTCAAATCAAACATGCTCGGCAAACGCACTTTTAAATTGCTCATTTGCCTCCTCCAAATCTTGTATAGTGTTTATATTCTTAAAGCTCATTAACATGCTATCAAATTGTAGTATTTCATTTAGCTCTATCTTTTTTATATTTGAATTTTTTAGTGCAAAGTTAAGCGATAGTATCCCTTTGCTAACACATTCAAGTGCACTTTTTAAAAATGTTTTACTATACACACAGCATAAAGGTTCAAAATAGCCATTGTAAAATGGCACAACTGCATCATATCCTTCAAACTGTAGCATATACCTTACCAATTCTCTATTTATAAACGGCATGTCACATGCACAAATAAAATTTTTATCGCTTTGAGAATATATCAAACTTGTAATAACTCCTGCCACAGGTGCATCAATTTTAAGTGCATCTTTTATCACTTTAAAATTTTTTAACTTTAAGACTTTTTCTTCTTTCACAACAATAAACTTTTGATCAAATAAATCTCCTATGTTTTGGTCTATTATCTCAACAACGTTCTTCCCACAAATAGTTATGTTTAGCTTGTCAAAGCCAAGTCGGCTTGATTTTCCACCTGCAAGTATAAATAGATTTTTCATGTTGCCACCTTTTTGACAAACACAAAATTAGAATTAAAAGCAGCCTGAGAGTCTTTTTCAGCTGTAAAACCAAAAAGACAAGAGTTTATTGTCTCAATCTTTTCATTTTGAAATCCCTCTTCAACAATTATAAATCCTCTGCCAACATTTTCGCTTATACAAGCCTCCAAAATAAAACCTCCACATCCATTGTATATTAAAATTCTATCCCTGTCTGAGATGTTTAACCTCTTTGCATCAAGAGGATTGATATAAGCAAGCTTTTTTCTTTCAAAAAACTCTTGAGAGTGCAGCGTCTTGTCAGAGTGAATTGTAACAAGTCTTAGCTGATTTTTCAAAGGTTTTTGAGTATGATCCAAAGCTGGTACAGCTACTCCTAATTCTTCACTCTTAAACTCAAATTTCTTGCTCTTTGTCAAAAATACTCTGTCTTCCCATGGCACATCGATTGCACAGCCTCTTGTAAAATGGCCTTCAAGTTTTATATTCAGGTTTTTCTCAAGGTGCTGTTTTACAACATCTACCCACTCTTTTTCGGATTTTATAGGAAAATCAAGATTTAGCCTTTTTGCAAGCTCATTTATTATCTCAACCTCTGACTTGGCTTCACCTATCTTCTCAATAGCCTTTTCTGAAATGCCTATATAGTCATGCCACATATTCGGGATGAATATATCTTCCTTTTCCAGAAAACTTGCTGCAGGCAAAATTAAGGTAGAGGCATAAGAAGTTGCTGTCAAGAACATATCTACATTGACCACAAACCTTTTTTGAAGTTCCCTGAACACCAAGTCAGAATCAGGACATTGCGAAACAGGATTTCCTGCTGAGATATAAACAAATTCAATTGGCGGATCTGATAAACTCTTGAGATACTCTCCAAGTTTTGCTCTATTATAAAAACGCTTATTCACAGCCCTCTTGTCATCTTTGAAAACAGGCTCGAGATTTTGAGTAAACCTGTGAGCAAAATTCGCACCGCCACCTTTTATCCCTACATTCCCAGAAATTGCAACAAGATAGTCAATTGTCCTGACTGTATTAACACCATTTGTATATCTCTGTGGTCCATAGCCAATAAAGGTTGAAACAGGCTTTTGCAAAAAAACCTGTGCAACTTGTTCAATTACTGCTTTCGATATCCCACACTTTTCTTCAACCTCTTTATATGAAAGACTTTCGGCAATTTTCTTTACTTCTTCAAACCCAATAGAATGATTATCAATAAAATTTCTATCTTCTTTGCCATTTTCAATTATATACTTAATTGCTCCATACGCAAGATAAGAGTCAGAAGATGGTTTTATCACAATTCCTATATCAGCTATCTTAAAAGTAGGAGATTTATATATATCAATCACCATTACTTTTTTGCCCTGCTTCTTAGCCTCTAAAATAAGATAATAAAGGTGAATGTTCGTCCAAAGCGCATTTCTCCCCCATAGCACAATCCAGTTAGAATTGAATAAATCAAAAGGTGAATGAGAAAGAGAGTTTCCAAAATCTGTTTTCTGAGCAAGAAGACCCGCACCCCAACAAAGGCTACCTTCAGAATATGTAGCTCCGCCCAAGTAATCAAAAAATAGCCTCTCTATATTTTTTAAATATCCTTCGTATCCATCGCCACTGTAGTACAAGATAGCACTTGAATTGTATCTTTTCAAAATTTCTTCTATTCTCTCTGCTATCAGATCAAGTGCAGTATTCCAGTCAACCTCGTGAAAATCGTTTTTCACTCTCAAGAGGGGTTTTTTTATTCTCTCCTCAGAGTAAACTTTGTCAAGTAGTCTATAGCCTTTTTTGCACAAAAAACCCCGAGTAATGGGATGGTCTTTGCTACCCGAAAGTTTTAAAGCCTTGCCATCTTGTACTTCTGCCAAAATTGCACAGCTGTCAAAACAATCAAGCGGGCAGAAAACTTTTTTAATCATTATATAGCCCCCAAAAATTTTTTTCACATTTCTACAAAGTCAAGACTAATATCAAGACTTTTTACAGAATGAGTAATACTACCGACTGATATAATGT
This Caldicellulosiruptor changbaiensis DNA region includes the following protein-coding sequences:
- a CDS encoding class I SAM-dependent rRNA methyltransferase, which encodes MAKVFLAKGKGLRVESGHPWVFRHEVERIDGEFEDGDIVEVYNFKNKFVGKGFINSKSQILVRILTRKNEEINIDFFKKRVQDAWEYRKSIGYLDNCRLIFAEADFLPGLIVDKFNDVLVMQTLSKGVDRYKDKLVDILVDVVSPKAIYERNDAKVREIEGLELKKGFLYGKSSTEVEIEENGIKMIVDIENGQKTGYFLDQKENRVAIRNFVSGKTVLDCFCHTGGFTINAAKFGASKVIGVDISDTAIEHAMRNAKLNGVENKCEFVVANVFDYLNELDDKKEKYDVVILDPPAFAKSIHTIENAKRGYKEINLRAMKILKKGGILVTCSCSHYMKPDLFFEVIKDAAKDAKKTLRMIEYRTQAKDHPYLINYEESLYLKCFIFQVL
- a CDS encoding NUDIX hydrolase, which translates into the protein MSNLKVRLPSMFDLSEIDVSRDLIEKKIDIEIETQEFFEYVNSKINVDRIGEVVFAVKNGDFILLVRQDEYPQGLYRVPSGGIGIGEKVVDALKREVKEELGIDVQKFSLIGVIEYNLCYKHKSYKFFSFVFLIDDYKNDSFAETDGEISEVLFVEVPRIKDYCDIIEQQSGFWKDWGNLRYHSTYLVYEYLTQKRID
- a CDS encoding molybdenum cofactor guanylyltransferase, with product MKNLFILAGGKSSRLGFDKLNITICGKNVVEIIDQNIGDLFDQKFIVVKEEKVLKLKNFKVIKDALKIDAPVAGVITSLIYSQSDKNFICACDMPFINRELVRYMLQFEGYDAVVPFYNGYFEPLCCVYSKTFLKSALECVSKGILSLNFALKNSNIKKIELNEILQFDSMLMSFKNINTIQDLEEANEQFKSAFAEHV
- a CDS encoding molybdopterin-dependent oxidoreductase, which codes for MIKKVFCPLDCFDSCAILAEVQDGKALKLSGSKDHPITRGFLCKKGYRLLDKVYSEERIKKPLLRVKNDFHEVDWNTALDLIAERIEEILKRYNSSAILYYSGDGYEGYLKNIERLFFDYLGGATYSEGSLCWGAGLLAQKTDFGNSLSHSPFDLFNSNWIVLWGRNALWTNIHLYYLILEAKKQGKKVMVIDIYKSPTFKIADIGIVIKPSSDSYLAYGAIKYIIENGKEDRNFIDNHSIGFEEVKKIAESLSYKEVEEKCGISKAVIEQVAQVFLQKPVSTFIGYGPQRYTNGVNTVRTIDYLVAISGNVGIKGGGANFAHRFTQNLEPVFKDDKRAVNKRFYNRAKLGEYLKSLSDPPIEFVYISAGNPVSQCPDSDLVFRELQKRFVVNVDMFLTATSYASTLILPAASFLEKEDIFIPNMWHDYIGISEKAIEKIGEAKSEVEIINELAKRLNLDFPIKSEKEWVDVVKQHLEKNLNIKLEGHFTRGCAIDVPWEDRVFLTKSKKFEFKSEELGVAVPALDHTQKPLKNQLRLVTIHSDKTLHSQEFFERKKLAYINPLDAKRLNISDRDRILIYNGCGGFILEACISENVGRGFIIVEEGFQNEKIETINSCLFGFTAEKDSQAAFNSNFVFVKKVAT